The following DNA comes from Gemella massiliensis.
GTTTATTGATGGTAAACCGATAGAAGAGTATTACGATTATTCTATTCGTGAAAAGATAGGTTATGCCCCGCAAGAGTACCAATTATTTTCAAAGACTATTAGAGAAAATATTTTATTTTACAGAGAAAATTTAGAAAATAATTTGGAAGAAAGTTTAATTCTTTCCGATATAAAAAAGGATATTGATAATTTTAAAGATGGTTTAGATACTTTAATCGGAGAGAATGGAGTTTCGTTATCAGGGGGACAAAAACAACGTTTGGGAATAGCACGGGCTATTTTAACAAATCCTGATATACTGATTCTTGATGATAGCTTAAGTGCAGTTGATGCCAACACTGAAAAAGTAATTATCGAAAATATAAAAAATCATCGAACAGGAAAGACCAATATAATTGTTTCGCATAGAATTTCTGCGATAAGACATGCTGATAAAATCATTGTAATGGAAAACGGCAGGATTTTAAATATCGGAACACATAGTGAGTTATTGGAAAATTGTGCATGGTATAGAGATTTAGATGCTTATCAAAATAAGGAGGTAGAAGAAGATGAATAATAAAAATCCATTATTACAATTTCTACCTTATTTAAAAACAGCGAAAAAAGATTATTTGCTTGGAACAATTTTCTCAATATTGAATGTTGCATTTGGTGTAGGCGGAGTTTATGTTTTATCAAAAGTTTTTGACGGGGTTAATGGTGATGTAACAACTCAAGTAGTAAAAAAATCATTGGTAATAGCTGCAGGTTACGGTTTAATTTTGCTATGTTCAGGTATTTCCAACTATATAAGAAATATTTATTTGGTAAAGGGTGCCAATGAAATATATGTTCGTATACAAACGCAAGTGTATGATCATATTCAAAGTTTGCCGATTCGTTATTTTGATAATATGCCTGCGGGTTCTGTTGTATCAAGGATAACAAGTGATGTTAATCAGATAAGGATATTTTTTGTATCTACTTTTATTCAGATTATGATTATTGCGATGAAAATTATTTTTTCTTATATTGTCCTGTTTTATGTAGATATTAGATTTGGAATGTATATGTTGCTTTTGTTACCGATAATGTATGTTATTTTGAAGTTTTATAATAAAATGACTATTGGTAGTATAAAAGGGTATCGCCGTAAATTTTCTGAAAGCAATGGTATTGTTAATGAAAATTATCAAAATTTAGAAATAATAAAAGCATTTAACCAAGAAGAAGCGGCACTATGTGATTGGAATAAACATAATGAAGAACGTTTCGGTTATTGGAAAAGCCTTAATATCGTAGATAGTTTATTATTACATAATATAACAGGAATAATTAGAATTATTATTTTTATCGGAATAGTTTACTATTATGCTTATTCACACTTTAATAATGTTTTTGGTATAACGCTCGGAATGGTTTATCTATTTATTAATTATACAACGGATATAATATATCGTATTGCCGATTTCACATTTAGTATTTCTAATTACGTTCGTGCCGTAGGAGCGGCAAATAATATTCAAGAAATTTTGAAATTGGAAATTGAAGAAGACATTGAAATGGAAGAGATAGAACATTTCCAAGGTAATATTGAATTTAAAAATGTTTCTTTTGCATATAAGGAAGAAAACTATGTTTTGAAAGATTTGAATATTGATATTAAAGAAAATCAAACGGTTGCCTTTGTTGGACATACCGGTAGCGGTAAAAGTACGATTATGAACTTGATTGTCAAATTTTATGAGGCTACTAAAGGAAAACTTTTAATCGGAGGTCGTGATATAAAAAAATATAGTAGAGAATATCTAAGAAGACAAACAGCGATTGTTCTCCAAGATACTTTTTTATTTGAGGGAACTCTTCTTGAAAATATTACAACAACCGGCAATGAGGAATTGGCAAAAACGTCTTTAAAAAGAGTTGGAGGAGATTTTATTTTAAAAACAAGATCGTTGAATTCTAAAGTAGAAGTAGGGGGTAATAATTTTTCTACCGGAGAAAAGCAACTAATTTGTTTAGCGAGAGCTTTGGCAAAAAATCCGAAAATCTTAATTTTAGATGAATCAACTGCCAATATTGACAGTGAAACGGAGCAAATAGTAGGAAGGGCGATTGATGAACTTAAAGATGGAAGAACAACACTTATAATAGCCCATAGATTATCAACGATAAAAAATTCCGATATGATTTTTGTGTTAAATAAAGGGAAAGTAGTGGAAAGTGGAAATCATGAGGAATTGTTAAAACTTAACGGTGTTTATAGAAAAATGTACGAAACACAGATCAAAGGTTAGAAAGGATAAAAGATGAATTATAAAGAAAGGATGTTGGCAGGATTACCTTATTTAGCATCTGACGACAAGTTGCAAAAAGAAAGACAAAGAGCAAGAGAGTTCTGTTTTAAATACAATAATATTTCTCCTACTGAAAAAGAAAAAAGAAAAAATATGATAGATAAGTTTTTCGGAAAAGTTGGAAATGGGACAGTTGTTCAATCACCTTTTTATTGTGACTATGGGTATAATATAGAAATTGGAGATAATTTTTTTTCGAATTATAGTTTAACGATATTAGATGTTGCTAAGGTGAAAATAGGGAATAATGTATTGTTTGGGCCTAATGTAAGTCTTTATACGGCGGGGCATCCTATTCATCCAGTAAGTCGTAATTCGGGTTATGAGTACGGGTTTCCAATTACAATAGGTGATAATGTTTGGCTTGGTGGCAGTGTAACTGTAGTGCCGGGGGTAACGATAGGTGCTAACAGCGTAATTGCTGCCGGGAGTGTCGTGGTTAAAGATATACCGGATAATGTGGTAGCAGCCGGTAATCCATGTAAGATTATAAGAAAAATAACAGCAGCAGAAATCGATTATTATTATAAAAACAGGCTATTCGATGTATATGATTATAAATAATGATAGCCCTGAAAATATCTAAATATACGAACTAACCTTACGTTAATTTAAAAAGGGTTAGTTCGTATTATATTTATGCTATCCATTAGTCCTCATACTCTAAATAACCTATTGCTATTGCCCTTGGGCCGGCATGAGCCCCGATAACCGGAGAAACTGTAACTATTTCTGTTTTTATTTCTCCGAATATTTCTTTAATTATATTTTGTGTTTTTTCTAACAGATTATTGTTGTTTGTGTGGAATATAATAAGGGACTGTGGATTTTTTTTCTTAATTTCTTCACACATTTTTTTGATAACTTTTTTTATCCCGCGCTGTTTACCGCTTACTAGAAGAGCGCCGTCTTTTACAGTAATAATTGGCAGAATATTTAACATATTTGATAAAATAAATTGTGTTTTACCAAGGCGACCGCCGGCATATAGAAAGTCCATTGTTTCAACGGTAACCAATACATTTTGTTTTTTGTAAAGTTTGTTATATTCTTCTTCAATATTGTTATAAGAGATTAAACCGTTAGAAAAATCTTTAATGATTTTTTCAATAGCACGTCCTGCTATTCGTGCAACTTGTTTAGTATCAATAATTTTAATTTCTAAATCTTTTATCAATGCTTTAGCTTGAGTAAAAGATGAGAATGTTCCTGATAATCTTTCAGAAATACTAAAAATTACTACCCTTTTATAATCTTTTTCTTTTAAGGCATTTAAGGCTTCTAACACTTTTCCGACTGATGGTTGGCTGGTACTCGGTTTCATACCTTTTTTTATATATTCATAAAATTGTTCAGATTTAATTGTTATATTATCCTCATAAACCCTATTATCTAACCTTACCTCCAAAGGAATTATTGTTAATGGATAATTTTTTGTAAATTCTTCACTTACTTGTAATGTTGAATCACATAAAAATGCTGTTTTCATTTTCCCCTCACTTAATATTAAAATTTTTAAAGACTATTCTTTAAATATTGAATAATACATATAATATACTAAAAATTAAATTTTTTCAAATAAAAAGAATAAAATATAGTTATCTAATTGAAATGTATATTTTAATTAGAATAGGGATTTTAAATATCTCTTACAGGGTTTGTAAAGAATTTAAAATATTTAACTAACAATATAAAAAATTCAGTAATTAGTAATTAATTTTTTATTATTTTTCAAATAATAAAGTTAGCGACAGACGTTTATACTACTATCGACTTTTACTAAAATAATATATAAAATAAAGTCAATTACAACCGAATAAAAAAAATATCAGTAGGGAAAACTATATAAGAAAATAGCTGAAAATCCCGCCGTAGGTGAGATAGGCGAAGTTTTTAGCTATTTATAAATATTTTAATCGGTTTTATTCTGCTTTACGTTGGGCTAAAGAGCGGATAACTTTCGGATCTTTATGACTGAAGAATTGACTTTCTTTTCTGTCCAACGCTGAAATCTTTTGAATATCATCACTATCTAATTTAAAGTCAAAAACGTTTAGGTTTTCTTTCATTCTTTTAGGATGTGATGATTTTGTTAATACTACGATGTCTTGTTCAATAAAATAACGAATGATTATTTGTGCAACAGTTTTATTGTGCTTTTTAGCAATATCAACTAGAGTTTTATTATTAAAAATATCATCTTTTCCACGTGCGAATGTTGACCATGCTTCAACAACAACACCTTCTTCTTTAAACTGTTTAACAGCTTCTTTTTGTTGACAGAAAGGGTTAAGTTCTATTTGGTTAATTACCGGTTTTTCTTCGCTAAATAGTGAAAGGTCAACTAGTTTATCAATGCCGAAATTGGAAACTCCGATTGCACGAATTTTTCCTTCGTTTTTAAGCTCGATCATTGCACGCCATGCACCGAATGTATCATTATACGGTTGATGAATTAATAATAAATCAACATAATCCAGTTGTAATTTTTCTAATGAACGCATAAATGATGAACGAGCATTTTCGTAATTGGTATTGTTTATCCAAATTTTTGTAGTTATAAATAATTCTTTACGCGGAATACCGGAAGCCTTAATACCTTCACCGACACCACGTTCATTAAGATATAGTTGAGCTGTGTCGATATGACGATAACCGGCTTTGATAGCACTTGCT
Coding sequences within:
- a CDS encoding DegV family protein, coding for MKTAFLCDSTLQVSEEFTKNYPLTIIPLEVRLDNRVYEDNITIKSEQFYEYIKKGMKPSTSQPSVGKVLEALNALKEKDYKRVVIFSISERLSGTFSSFTQAKALIKDLEIKIIDTKQVARIAGRAIEKIIKDFSNGLISYNNIEEEYNKLYKKQNVLVTVETMDFLYAGGRLGKTQFILSNMLNILPIITVKDGALLVSGKQRGIKKVIKKMCEEIKKKNPQSLIIFHTNNNNLLEKTQNIIKEIFGEIKTEIVTVSPVIGAHAGPRAIAIGYLEYED
- a CDS encoding ABC transporter ATP-binding protein; protein product: MNNKNPLLQFLPYLKTAKKDYLLGTIFSILNVAFGVGGVYVLSKVFDGVNGDVTTQVVKKSLVIAAGYGLILLCSGISNYIRNIYLVKGANEIYVRIQTQVYDHIQSLPIRYFDNMPAGSVVSRITSDVNQIRIFFVSTFIQIMIIAMKIIFSYIVLFYVDIRFGMYMLLLLPIMYVILKFYNKMTIGSIKGYRRKFSESNGIVNENYQNLEIIKAFNQEEAALCDWNKHNEERFGYWKSLNIVDSLLLHNITGIIRIIIFIGIVYYYAYSHFNNVFGITLGMVYLFINYTTDIIYRIADFTFSISNYVRAVGAANNIQEILKLEIEEDIEMEEIEHFQGNIEFKNVSFAYKEENYVLKDLNIDIKENQTVAFVGHTGSGKSTIMNLIVKFYEATKGKLLIGGRDIKKYSREYLRRQTAIVLQDTFLFEGTLLENITTTGNEELAKTSLKRVGGDFILKTRSLNSKVEVGGNNFSTGEKQLICLARALAKNPKILILDESTANIDSETEQIVGRAIDELKDGRTTLIIAHRLSTIKNSDMIFVLNKGKVVESGNHEELLKLNGVYRKMYETQIKG
- a CDS encoding aldo/keto reductase; translation: MKTLKLNNEVEIPVLGFGVFNISDEETKDAVASAIKAGYRHIDTAQLYLNERGVGEGIKASGIPRKELFITTKIWINNTNYENARSSFMRSLEKLQLDYVDLLLIHQPYNDTFGAWRAMIELKNEGKIRAIGVSNFGIDKLVDLSLFSEEKPVINQIELNPFCQQKEAVKQFKEEGVVVEAWSTFARGKDDIFNNKTLVDIAKKHNKTVAQIIIRYFIEQDIVVLTKSSHPKRMKENLNVFDFKLDSDDIQKISALDRKESQFFSHKDPKVIRSLAQRKAE
- a CDS encoding sugar O-acetyltransferase; translation: MNYKERMLAGLPYLASDDKLQKERQRAREFCFKYNNISPTEKEKRKNMIDKFFGKVGNGTVVQSPFYCDYGYNIEIGDNFFSNYSLTILDVAKVKIGNNVLFGPNVSLYTAGHPIHPVSRNSGYEYGFPITIGDNVWLGGSVTVVPGVTIGANSVIAAGSVVVKDIPDNVVAAGNPCKIIRKITAAEIDYYYKNRLFDVYDYK